One Mixta gaviniae genomic window carries:
- the arcB gene encoding aerobic respiration two-component sensor histidine kinase ArcB: MKQIRLLAQYYVDLMVKLGLIRFSLLLASALVVLAMVVQMAVTMLLRGHVESIDMVRSVFFGLLITPWAVYFLSVVVEQLEESRQRLARLVDKLEEMRKRDLELNQQMKETITQLNQEIADRIKAEEARLRVVDKLKEEMARREQAQIELEQQSSFLRSFLDASPDLVFYRNIDQQFSGCNRAMELLTGKSEKQLIGLTPKDVYDDEAATKVLETDEKVFRHNVSLTYEQWLQYPDGRKACFEIRKVPYYDRVGKRSGLMGFGRDITERKRYQDALENASREKTTFISTISHELRTPLNGIVGLSRILLDTDLNQEQLKYLKTIHVSAITLGNIFNDVIEMDKIERRKVQLDNQPLDFTGFLADLENLSGLLAQPKGLKFVLQPQLPLPHKIIADGTRLRQILWNLIGNAVKFTQQGEIVVRVTYQGEQLRFEVEDSGMGIPLDEQDKIFAMYYQVKDQHGGKPATGTGIGLAVSRRLAQAMGGDISVRSAPGEGSCFIVTLNAPRVAEEVEDELPADEMPLPALHVLLVEDIELNVVVARSVLEKLGNSVEVAMTGQQALDLFDPDEFDLVLLDIQLPDMTGLDVARAIHQRYKGKRLPPLVALTANVLKDKKEYLEAGMDDVLSKPLAVPALTAMIKKFWDYQDEVAAELPERLDDKKLALLDLPMLEQYIELVGPSLITRSLDMFEQMMPGYLAVLDSNMMARDQKGIAEEGHKIKGAAGSVGLQHLQQLSKQIQSPELPAWWDNVQEWIDELKQEWRHDVAVLREWIEQREAEKK; this comes from the coding sequence ATGAAACAAATTCGTCTGTTGGCGCAGTATTACGTCGATTTAATGGTCAAGCTGGGGTTAATCCGCTTTTCTCTGCTGCTGGCGTCCGCGTTGGTGGTGCTGGCCATGGTGGTGCAGATGGCGGTGACCATGCTGCTGCGCGGCCATGTAGAGAGCATCGACATGGTGCGCTCTGTCTTTTTCGGACTGCTGATCACGCCCTGGGCGGTTTACTTCTTATCGGTGGTGGTCGAACAGCTGGAGGAGTCGCGTCAGCGGCTGGCGCGGCTGGTGGATAAGCTGGAGGAGATGCGTAAGCGTGATCTGGAGCTGAATCAGCAGATGAAAGAGACCATTACCCAGCTTAACCAGGAGATTGCCGACCGTATCAAAGCGGAGGAGGCGCGCCTGCGGGTGGTCGATAAGCTGAAAGAGGAGATGGCGCGGCGCGAGCAGGCGCAGATTGAGCTGGAGCAGCAATCCTCTTTCTTACGCTCTTTCCTCGACGCCTCGCCCGACCTGGTTTTCTACCGCAATATCGACCAGCAATTTTCCGGCTGCAACCGCGCGATGGAATTGCTGACCGGCAAGAGCGAAAAGCAGCTGATCGGTCTGACGCCGAAGGATGTTTATGATGATGAGGCGGCCACCAAGGTGCTGGAGACGGATGAGAAGGTTTTCCGCCATAACGTTTCCCTCACCTACGAGCAGTGGTTACAGTATCCTGACGGGCGCAAAGCCTGTTTTGAAATCCGCAAAGTTCCCTATTACGATCGCGTCGGCAAACGCAGCGGCCTGATGGGCTTCGGCCGTGACATTACCGAACGTAAGCGCTATCAGGATGCGCTGGAGAACGCCAGCCGCGAGAAGACCACCTTTATCTCTACTATCAGCCATGAGCTACGTACGCCGCTGAACGGCATCGTCGGGCTGAGCCGTATTCTGCTGGATACCGATCTGAACCAGGAGCAGCTGAAATACCTCAAAACCATCCACGTTTCGGCGATTACGCTGGGCAATATCTTTAACGACGTTATCGAGATGGATAAAATTGAGCGCCGCAAGGTGCAGCTTGATAATCAGCCGCTCGATTTCACCGGCTTCCTCGCCGATTTGGAGAATCTCTCTGGCCTGCTGGCACAGCCGAAGGGCCTGAAGTTTGTTCTGCAGCCTCAGCTGCCGCTGCCGCATAAAATCATCGCCGACGGCACACGCCTGCGTCAGATCCTCTGGAACCTGATCGGCAACGCGGTGAAATTCACCCAGCAGGGCGAAATCGTGGTGCGCGTCACCTATCAGGGCGAGCAGCTGCGCTTCGAAGTAGAAGATTCCGGCATGGGCATTCCGCTGGATGAGCAGGATAAAATCTTCGCCATGTATTATCAGGTGAAAGATCAGCACGGCGGCAAGCCGGCCACCGGCACCGGCATCGGGCTGGCGGTTTCCCGCCGTCTGGCGCAGGCGATGGGCGGCGATATCAGCGTGCGCAGCGCGCCGGGAGAAGGCTCCTGCTTTATCGTGACGCTGAATGCGCCGCGCGTGGCAGAAGAGGTAGAGGATGAGCTGCCGGCTGATGAGATGCCGCTGCCTGCGCTGCATGTGCTGCTGGTTGAGGATATCGAACTGAACGTAGTGGTGGCGCGCTCGGTGCTGGAGAAGCTCGGCAACAGCGTAGAGGTGGCGATGACCGGGCAGCAAGCGCTGGATCTGTTTGACCCGGACGAGTTTGACCTGGTGCTGCTGGATATCCAGCTGCCGGATATGACTGGCCTGGACGTGGCTCGCGCCATTCATCAGCGCTACAAAGGTAAGCGACTGCCGCCGCTGGTGGCGTTGACCGCCAACGTGCTGAAAGACAAAAAAGAGTATCTGGAGGCCGGCATGGATGACGTCCTTAGCAAACCGCTGGCGGTGCCGGCGCTGACCGCGATGATTAAAAAATTCTGGGATTATCAGGATGAGGTCGCAGCCGAGCTGCCTGAGCGCCTGGACGACAAAAAGCTGGCGCTGCTCGACTTGCCGATGCTGGAACAATATATCGAGCTGGTCGGTCCATCGCTGATTACCCGCAGCCTGGATATGTTTGAACAGATGATGCCGGGTTATCTGGCGGTGCTGGATTCCAACATGATGGCGCGGGATCAAAAAGGCATCGCGGAAGAGGGCCATAAAATCAAAGGCGCCGCGGGCTCAGTGGGCCTGCAACATTTACAGCAGCTATCGAAACAGATCCAAAGCCCGGAACTGCCGGCATGGTGGGACAATGTGCAGGAGTGGATCGACGAACTGAAGCAGGAATGGCGACACGATGTGGCCGTTTTACGCGAGTGGATTGAACAGCGGGAAGCAGAAAAAAAATGA
- the mtgA gene encoding monofunctional biosynthetic peptidoglycan transglycosylase, which translates to MGIGKGGLLRFCRRWLGRAIVAIVGVWLIGIAIFAFVPVPFSAVMAERQIGAWLTGDFGWVAHADWVAREEISPWMPLAVIAAEDQKFPQHWGFDVEAIESVLDKQRGRLRGASTLSQQTAKNLFLWDGRSWLRKGLEAGLTLGLEGVWSKRRILTVYLNIAEFGDGTFGVEAASQRYFHKPASRLTMSEAALLAAVLPNPLRFRADAPSAYVRQRQAWIMRQMRQLGGTGYIQQHHL; encoded by the coding sequence ATGGGTATCGGTAAAGGCGGGCTGTTGCGCTTTTGCCGACGCTGGCTGGGACGCGCGATCGTGGCGATCGTCGGTGTATGGCTGATCGGAATTGCGATCTTCGCTTTTGTGCCGGTTCCCTTTTCAGCGGTAATGGCGGAACGGCAGATCGGCGCCTGGCTGACAGGCGACTTTGGCTGGGTTGCGCACGCCGACTGGGTCGCGCGCGAGGAGATTTCGCCGTGGATGCCGCTGGCGGTCATCGCCGCGGAAGATCAAAAATTCCCACAGCACTGGGGATTTGACGTTGAAGCGATTGAATCGGTGCTGGATAAGCAGCGCGGCCGGCTGCGCGGCGCCTCGACGCTGTCGCAGCAAACGGCGAAAAACCTGTTTCTGTGGGATGGGCGCAGCTGGCTGCGCAAGGGGCTGGAAGCGGGGCTTACCCTGGGCTTAGAGGGCGTCTGGAGTAAAAGGCGCATTCTGACCGTCTATCTGAATATCGCCGAGTTCGGCGACGGCACCTTCGGCGTAGAAGCAGCCTCGCAGCGTTATTTCCACAAGCCTGCCAGCCGGCTGACGATGTCAGAGGCGGCGCTGCTGGCCGCCGTGCTGCCTAATCCGCTACGTTTTCGTGCGGATGCGCCTTCTGCCTACGTGCGCCAGCGTCAGGCGTGGATCATGCGCCAGATGCGCCAGCTGGGCGGTACCGGCTATATTCAGCAGCACCATCTGTAA
- the npr gene encoding PTS phosphocarrier protein NPr codes for MTVRQTVEIKNKLGMHARPAMKLFELVQSFDAEVLLRNEAGTEAEASSVIALLMLDSAKGGHIEIEATGPQETQALAAVIELFEAGFDEE; via the coding sequence ATGACAGTCAGACAAACCGTTGAAATAAAAAATAAGCTGGGCATGCATGCGCGCCCGGCGATGAAGCTGTTTGAACTGGTGCAAAGTTTTGATGCTGAAGTGCTGCTGCGCAATGAGGCGGGCACCGAGGCGGAAGCCAGCAGCGTTATCGCGCTGTTGATGCTGGATTCAGCCAAGGGCGGCCATATCGAAATTGAAGCCACCGGCCCGCAGGAAACGCAGGCGCTGGCGGCGGTGATTGAGCTATTTGAGGCCGGCTTCGACGAGGAATAA
- the rapZ gene encoding RNase adapter RapZ: MVLMIVSGRSGSGKSVALRALEDMGFYCVDNLPVTLLPDLANSLAERNISAAVSIDVRNMPESPDVLEKALTSLPGSFSPQLLFLDADRNTLIRRYSDTRRLHPLSSKNLSLESAIDEENDLLEPLRSRADLIVDTSEMSVHELAEMLRTRLLGKRERELTMVFESFGFKHGIPIDADYVFDVRFLPNPHWDPKLRPMTGLDRPVAAFLDRHTEVHNFIYQTRSYLELWLPMLETNNRSYLTVAIGCTGGKHRSVYIAEQLADYFRSRGKNVQSRHRTLEKRKS, translated from the coding sequence ATGGTGCTGATGATCGTCAGCGGTCGTTCAGGCTCAGGGAAATCTGTCGCGCTGCGCGCGCTGGAAGATATGGGCTTTTACTGTGTAGATAACCTGCCGGTAACGCTCCTGCCCGATCTGGCGAATTCGCTGGCTGAACGCAACATCTCCGCTGCCGTCAGTATTGACGTCCGCAATATGCCGGAATCGCCGGATGTGCTGGAGAAAGCGCTGACCAGCCTGCCCGGCAGCTTTTCGCCTCAGCTGCTGTTTCTGGACGCCGACCGCAATACCCTGATCCGTCGCTACAGCGATACCCGCCGCCTGCATCCGCTCTCCAGTAAAAACCTGTCGCTGGAAAGCGCCATTGATGAAGAGAACGATCTGCTGGAGCCGCTGCGATCGCGTGCCGATCTTATTGTCGATACCTCTGAGATGTCGGTGCATGAGCTGGCGGAGATGCTGCGCACCCGCCTGCTCGGCAAGCGTGAGCGCGAGCTGACCATGGTGTTTGAATCCTTCGGCTTTAAACACGGCATCCCCATCGACGCCGACTATGTGTTTGACGTGCGCTTTCTGCCTAACCCACACTGGGATCCCAAGCTTCGCCCGATGACCGGTCTCGACAGGCCGGTGGCGGCGTTTCTCGATCGCCATACCGAGGTGCATAACTTCATCTATCAAACGCGCAGCTATCTGGAGCTGTGGCTGCCGATGCTGGAAACCAACAACCGCAGCTATCTGACCGTCGCCATTGGCTGTACCGGCGGCAAACACCGTTCCGTCTATATAGCTGAGCAGCTGGCCGACTACTTCCGCTCGCGCGGCAAGAATGTACAGTCCCGTCATCGCACGCTGGAAAAACGCAAATCATGA
- the ptsN gene encoding PTS IIA-like nitrogen regulatory protein PtsN produces the protein MNNELSLELSSVLSLDCTRSGVHCQSKKRALEIISELAAKQLNLPHQTVFEAILTRERMGSTGIGSGIAIPHGKLEEDTLRAVGVFIRLDQPIGFDAIDNQPVDLLFALLVPADQCKTHLHTLSLVAKRLADKTVCRRLRAAQSDEELYEIITAAPEENH, from the coding sequence ATGAACAACGAACTCTCACTGGAACTCAGCTCTGTACTTAGCCTTGACTGTACCCGCAGCGGAGTGCATTGCCAGAGCAAAAAGCGGGCACTGGAAATCATCAGTGAACTGGCTGCCAAACAGCTCAACCTGCCGCATCAAACGGTATTCGAAGCGATCCTGACGCGCGAACGCATGGGCAGCACCGGCATCGGCAGCGGCATCGCCATTCCGCACGGCAAGCTGGAAGAAGATACGCTGCGCGCGGTCGGCGTATTTATCCGCCTCGATCAGCCGATTGGATTCGATGCCATTGATAACCAACCGGTTGATCTGCTGTTTGCCTTGCTGGTGCCGGCGGATCAATGTAAAACACATCTGCATACCCTTTCACTGGTGGCGAAACGGCTGGCCGATAAAACGGTATGCCGCCGCCTGCGGGCTGCGCAGAGTGATGAAGAGCTGTATGAGATCATTACCGCAGCGCCGGAAGAGAATCATTAA
- the hpf gene encoding ribosome hibernation promoting factor encodes MQLNITGQHIEITPALREFVNTKFAKLTQFSDRITQVHIVLKVERVQQIAEATLHVSGGELHATSEANDMYAAIDGLIDKLARQLTRHKDKLKQH; translated from the coding sequence ATGCAGCTCAATATTACCGGGCAACACATTGAAATCACGCCAGCTTTACGCGAGTTTGTGAACACAAAGTTTGCCAAACTGACCCAATTTTCAGACCGGATAACCCAGGTCCATATTGTGTTGAAGGTAGAACGAGTGCAGCAGATAGCGGAAGCGACGCTGCACGTCAGCGGCGGCGAGCTGCATGCTACTTCCGAGGCCAATGATATGTATGCGGCGATTGATGGTTTGATCGATAAGCTGGCCCGTCAGCTCACCCGGCATAAAGACAAGTTAAAACAACACTAA
- the rpoN gene encoding RNA polymerase factor sigma-54 → MKQGLQLRLSQQLAMTPQLQQAIRLLQLSTLELQQEIQLALESNPLLEQTDNVHEEVDSREYVESEALDTREALEQKDMPEELPLDATWDEIYTAGTPSGTGTDYRDDELPVYQGETTQTLQDYLMWQVELTPFTDTDRAIATSIVDAIDDTGYLTVSLDEIRDSMGDDEVALDEVEAVLKRIQRFDPIGVGARDLRDCLLVQLSQFASDTPWLTEAQLIVSEHLDLLANHDFRSLMRVTRLKEDVLKEAMALIQSLDPRPGQSVNTSEPEYVIPDVLVRKIGTRWTVELNGDSVPRLNINQQYAALGSSARNDSDSQFIRTNLQEAKWLIKSLESRNDTLLKVTRCIVEQQQAFFEQGEEFMRPMVLADIAQAVEMHESTISRVTTQKYLHSPRGIFELKYFFSSHVNTEGGGEASSTAIRALVKKLISAENPAKPLSDSKLTSMLSEQGIMVARRTVAKYRESLSIPPSNQRKQLV, encoded by the coding sequence ATGAAGCAAGGTTTGCAACTCAGGCTCAGCCAACAGCTCGCCATGACGCCGCAGTTGCAGCAGGCTATTCGCCTGCTGCAGCTTTCCACGCTGGAGCTTCAACAGGAGATTCAGCTGGCGCTGGAGAGCAATCCGTTGCTTGAGCAGACCGACAATGTCCATGAAGAGGTGGATTCCCGCGAATATGTCGAGAGCGAAGCGCTCGATACGCGGGAGGCGCTGGAGCAAAAGGATATGCCGGAAGAGTTGCCGCTGGACGCCACCTGGGACGAAATCTACACTGCCGGCACCCCGTCGGGCACCGGGACGGATTATCGCGATGACGAGCTGCCGGTTTATCAGGGCGAAACCACCCAAACGCTACAGGATTACCTGATGTGGCAGGTGGAGCTGACCCCTTTTACCGATACCGATCGCGCCATCGCCACCTCGATTGTCGACGCCATTGATGATACCGGTTACCTCACCGTTTCGCTGGACGAGATCCGCGACAGCATGGGCGATGACGAGGTGGCGCTGGACGAAGTCGAAGCGGTGCTGAAGCGCATTCAGCGTTTCGATCCTATCGGCGTCGGCGCCCGCGATCTGCGTGACTGCCTGTTGGTACAGCTTTCACAGTTCGCCAGCGATACGCCATGGCTGACGGAGGCGCAGCTGATCGTCAGCGAGCATCTCGATCTGCTGGCGAACCACGATTTCCGCAGCCTGATGCGCGTTACCCGCCTGAAAGAGGATGTGCTGAAAGAGGCGATGGCGCTGATTCAGTCACTCGATCCACGGCCGGGGCAGTCGGTAAATACCAGCGAACCGGAATATGTGATCCCCGATGTGCTGGTGCGCAAAATCGGCACGCGCTGGACAGTGGAGCTTAACGGCGACAGCGTGCCGCGTCTGAACATCAACCAGCAGTATGCGGCACTGGGCAGTTCGGCGCGCAATGACAGTGACAGCCAGTTTATTCGCACCAATCTGCAGGAAGCGAAGTGGCTGATCAAAAGCCTGGAAAGCCGCAACGATACGCTGCTGAAAGTGACGCGCTGCATCGTCGAGCAGCAGCAGGCATTCTTTGAACAGGGCGAAGAGTTTATGCGTCCGATGGTGCTGGCGGATATCGCGCAGGCCGTTGAGATGCATGAATCGACCATTTCCCGCGTGACCACCCAAAAATACCTGCACAGCCCGCGCGGTATTTTCGAACTGAAATATTTTTTCTCCAGCCACGTCAATACCGAGGGCGGCGGCGAAGCCTCCTCCACGGCGATCCGTGCGCTGGTGAAAAAACTCATCTCGGCGGAAAACCCCGCCAAACCGCTGAGCGACAGTAAGCTCACCTCCATGCTGTCCGAACAGGGCATTATGGTGGCGCGCCGCACCGTCGCGAAGTACCGAGAGTCTTTATCCATCCCGCCATCAAATCAGCGTAAACAGCTGGTTTGA
- the lptB gene encoding LPS export ABC transporter ATP-binding protein has product MATLLAENLAKAYKGRRVVEDVSLQVKSGEIVGLLGPNGAGKTTTFYMVVGIVPRDAGRIVIDDEDISILPLHARARRGIGYLPQEASIFRRLSVYDNLMAVLQVRDDLTTEQRQDRANELMEEFHIEHLRNSLGQALSGGERRRVEIARALAANPKFILLDEPFAGVDPISVIDIKKIIEHLRDSGLGVLITDHNVRETLAVCERAYIVSQGRLIAHGTPEAILADEQVKRVYLGEEFRL; this is encoded by the coding sequence ATGGCAACACTCCTCGCTGAAAATCTGGCGAAAGCCTATAAAGGCCGCCGCGTAGTAGAAGATGTCAGCCTGCAGGTTAAATCAGGCGAAATCGTCGGGCTGCTGGGGCCGAACGGTGCGGGCAAGACCACCACCTTCTATATGGTTGTCGGCATTGTGCCGCGCGACGCCGGACGCATTGTTATTGATGACGAAGACATCAGCATTCTGCCGCTGCATGCGCGCGCGCGCCGCGGCATCGGTTACCTGCCGCAGGAGGCGTCGATATTCCGTCGCCTCAGCGTCTATGACAACCTGATGGCGGTGCTGCAAGTGCGTGACGATCTGACGACCGAACAGCGCCAGGATCGCGCCAACGAGCTGATGGAAGAGTTTCATATCGAGCATCTGCGTAACAGCCTCGGCCAGGCGCTCTCCGGTGGCGAACGCCGTCGCGTCGAGATCGCACGCGCGCTGGCGGCGAACCCTAAATTCATCCTGCTGGATGAACCCTTCGCCGGCGTCGATCCCATCTCCGTGATTGATATTAAAAAGATTATCGAACACCTGCGTGACAGCGGTCTCGGCGTGCTGATCACCGACCATAACGTCCGTGAGACGCTGGCCGTTTGCGAACGCGCCTATATCGTGAGCCAGGGCCGACTGATCGCCCATGGCACCCCGGAAGCGATTCTGGCCGATGAACAGGTAAAACGCGTCTATTTGGGTGAAGAGTTCAGACTCTGA
- the lptA gene encoding lipopolysaccharide ABC transporter substrate-binding protein LptA, producing MKSIHNNSLKLLLITTLLAASVPALALTGDSEKPVNIDSANQALDLQGNVATFTGNVIVTQGSIKITADKVVVTRPGGDSNKTIVDAYGNPATFYQLQDDGKPVKGHAQKMRYELAKDFVELTGNAYIEQLDSNVKGDRITYLVKEQKMQAFSQGQSKRVTTVLVPSQLQDKSGSSNGQQKSN from the coding sequence ATGAAATCAATACACAACAACAGCCTTAAGCTTCTGCTTATCACTACCCTGCTGGCCGCCAGCGTTCCGGCTCTGGCCTTGACGGGCGATTCAGAAAAGCCTGTGAATATCGATTCCGCCAACCAGGCGCTGGATCTGCAGGGCAATGTCGCGACCTTTACCGGCAACGTTATCGTGACGCAGGGTTCAATCAAAATCACCGCCGACAAAGTGGTAGTGACGCGTCCCGGCGGCGACAGCAATAAAACCATCGTTGACGCCTACGGCAACCCGGCGACCTTTTATCAGCTGCAGGACGACGGCAAGCCGGTAAAAGGCCACGCGCAGAAAATGCGTTATGAGCTGGCGAAAGATTTTGTCGAGCTGACGGGCAACGCCTATATCGAGCAGCTGGACAGCAATGTAAAAGGCGATCGCATCACCTATCTGGTGAAAGAGCAGAAAATGCAGGCGTTCAGCCAGGGCCAAAGCAAGCGCGTCACCACCGTGCTGGTCCCTTCTCAGCTGCAGGATAAATCCGGCTCATCCAATGGCCAACAGAAGAGTAACTGA
- the lptC gene encoding LPS export ABC transporter periplasmic protein LptC: protein MSKTRRWITLLLALIAIILIGWNLAGNDENPGPQESDSQEPTYTSANSSTVVYNPAGSLSYKLVSDKVTYFSADEISWFDNPLMTTYDENKIPAWSVRADKAKLTKDRMLYLYGHVEVNSLTKDAQLERIKTDNAQVNLVTQDVQSDDQVTLYGRSFNSTGMKMRGNLRTKTAELIEKVKTNYEINTQQQP, encoded by the coding sequence ATGAGTAAAACCAGGCGTTGGATAACGCTACTGTTGGCGTTGATCGCCATTATCTTGATTGGCTGGAATCTTGCCGGCAACGATGAAAACCCGGGGCCGCAGGAAAGCGACAGCCAGGAGCCGACCTATACCAGCGCGAACTCCAGCACCGTGGTCTATAACCCGGCCGGCAGTCTTAGCTACAAGCTGGTTTCGGATAAGGTGACCTACTTTTCGGCCGATGAGATCAGCTGGTTCGATAATCCGCTGATGACCACCTATGACGAAAACAAGATCCCTGCCTGGTCAGTACGCGCGGATAAAGCCAAACTGACTAAAGACCGCATGCTTTATCTTTACGGTCACGTTGAAGTTAACAGCCTGACGAAAGACGCCCAGCTTGAGCGGATTAAAACCGACAATGCGCAGGTCAATCTGGTGACGCAGGATGTGCAATCTGACGACCAGGTAACACTTTATGGCCGCAGCTTTAATTCCACAGGTATGAAAATGCGCGGTAATTTACGGACGAAAACGGCCGAGCTGATTGAAAAGGTCAAAACCAATTATGAAATCAATACACAACAACAGCCTTAA
- the kdsC gene encoding 3-deoxy-manno-octulosonate-8-phosphatase KdsC, with amino-acid sequence MTQELDVVDTCYGAVSRDVIKRAEAIRLLICDVDGVMSDGLIYMGNSGEELKAFNVRDGYGVRCLLTSDIEVAIITGRRAKLLEDRCQTLGITHLYQGQSDKLLAFRELLDKLSLRPEQVAYIGDDLIDWPVMAQVGLSVAVADAHPLLLGHADYVTRIAGGRGAVRELCDLILIAQDKFDDAKGLSV; translated from the coding sequence ATGACGCAAGAACTGGACGTCGTGGATACCTGCTACGGCGCGGTAAGCCGGGACGTAATCAAGCGCGCCGAAGCGATTCGCCTGCTGATTTGCGACGTGGACGGCGTAATGTCCGACGGACTGATTTATATGGGCAACAGTGGCGAAGAGCTGAAAGCGTTCAACGTCCGCGACGGCTATGGCGTTCGCTGTCTGCTGACCTCCGATATCGAGGTGGCGATCATTACCGGCCGCCGTGCGAAACTGCTGGAAGATCGCTGCCAGACGCTGGGCATTACACATCTTTACCAGGGGCAGTCCGATAAGCTTTTGGCCTTCCGGGAACTTCTGGATAAACTGTCGCTACGCCCGGAGCAGGTTGCCTATATCGGCGACGATCTTATCGACTGGCCGGTGATGGCGCAGGTAGGCCTGAGCGTGGCGGTGGCCGACGCGCATCCGCTGCTGCTGGGTCACGCGGATTATGTTACCCGCATCGCCGGCGGACGCGGCGCGGTGCGGGAACTCTGCGATCTGATCTTGATCGCGCAGGATAAGTTTGATGACGCCAAAGGGCTATCGGTATGA
- the kdsD gene encoding arabinose-5-phosphate isomerase KdsD, with product MSHLMLEPGFDFQQAGKEVLHIERQGLEQLDQYINEDFTRACERMFYCQGKVVVMGMGKSGHIGKKMAATFASTGTPAFFVHPAEASHGDLGMVGANDIVIAISNSGESNEILALIPVLKRLKVELICLTGRPESTMARAADIHLCVKVPQEACPLGLAPTSSTTATLVMGDALAVALLKARGFTAEDFALSHPGGALGRKLLLRVSDIMHSGDEIPHVTKDASLRDALLEITRKNLGMTAIVDDLMQIQGIFTDGDLRRVFDMGIDFQHASIASVMTPGGVRVRPNMLAVDALNLMQNKHITAVMVADGDQLIGVVHMHDMLRAGVV from the coding sequence ATGTCTCACCTTATGCTCGAACCGGGCTTTGATTTCCAGCAGGCCGGTAAAGAAGTGCTTCATATTGAACGTCAGGGGCTGGAGCAGCTTGACCAGTATATCAATGAAGATTTTACCCGCGCCTGTGAAAGGATGTTTTACTGCCAGGGCAAAGTGGTGGTGATGGGCATGGGCAAATCGGGGCATATCGGCAAGAAAATGGCAGCCACCTTCGCCAGCACCGGCACGCCCGCTTTTTTCGTCCATCCGGCAGAAGCGAGTCATGGCGATCTCGGTATGGTGGGCGCCAACGACATCGTTATCGCCATCTCCAACTCCGGCGAATCGAATGAGATTCTGGCGCTGATCCCGGTGCTGAAGCGGCTGAAGGTCGAACTGATTTGTCTGACCGGGCGGCCGGAAAGCACCATGGCGCGCGCTGCGGATATCCATCTCTGTGTTAAAGTACCGCAGGAAGCCTGCCCGCTCGGTCTGGCGCCAACCTCCAGCACCACCGCGACGCTGGTGATGGGCGATGCGCTGGCGGTGGCGTTGCTGAAGGCACGCGGCTTTACCGCCGAAGATTTCGCGCTGTCGCATCCGGGCGGCGCGCTGGGGCGCAAGCTGTTGCTGCGCGTCAGTGATATTATGCACAGCGGTGACGAAATTCCTCACGTGACGAAAGACGCTTCGCTGCGCGACGCGCTGCTGGAGATCACGCGTAAAAACCTCGGCATGACGGCGATCGTCGACGATCTGATGCAGATTCAGGGGATCTTTACCGATGGCGATTTACGCCGCGTCTTTGATATGGGCATCGATTTTCAACACGCCTCGATCGCCAGCGTCATGACGCCGGGCGGCGTGCGCGTACGCCCCAATATGCTGGCGGTCGACGCCCTTAACCTGATGCAAAATAAGCATATCACCGCCGTTATGGTCGCCGACGGCGACCAGCTGATCGGCGTGGTGCATATGCATGACATGCTGCGCGCGGGCGTAGTCTAA